The sequence ACATCCCAAAATGGAAAAGTTATGTAAATTGGAATAAAGAGGGAGCAATTTTGGTATCTTTCAAGAATTTCCATCAGTCTCCTTTCTTCTGTTTCCTTCTAATTATGGAGGGGAGTATatgattttggtgtcatttaatAATTACTTTTTTCAAAGGATTGTAAAATTCGTttattgttttcctttgtttcATAAACAAAGTTGAGTTCGCCATTCAAATTGATATCCCAGACAAGGGACGTATGCCTACATAACCTAGTCCGATCCATAACTACTGCAGCGTCTTGTTTCCTTCTAATTGCTATAGACGAGTACTGATGGTAAAATTATTGTGATGAAAAACCATATGTATTTTGTGAGttgattttggtggaaatttGAGAAGGTTTAAAGAAAAGATTTTGGATGTTAAATAAGAAACAAGAAAGAGAACAATAAGGGCAAGTGATGCAAAGTAGGGAAACCACATAAAAGGGCAGGGAAGGTAAGGAAAGCAAATAAATGGAGCAAGCAGGGCCAaattaatattgaaaatttttaattggACAGGGTAGGGCAGGGTTGATCGGGCAAAATAGGATTGACCTGTTTATGTTATTCTTTTTCCATAGTTTGAATCACAACATCCGTTAAAATTGAAGCCACGTCTCCATCCTGTCTCCAAAATTGTCCAAGAAAATCTAAATTTACTTCCAGTCAATTCCCACCCAAATCACTTTTTTGACGATTTTTCTTGAATTCTGCACGTTCTTATCAATTTGAAGGTACAAAGTTCTGATTTGTTTTTTCTTATCCCATTTGAGGTCAGTTCTTTCTATCTTCTATTGGTGGGTACAACTATGTAATTTGATTCCAAGGAACTCTTTCTGTATGTTCTATTAGAAAGTTTCAACATTTCATAATTTGGAGCTAAAATATAGAATTGTATGTGATTCTAGTTCTATTTTGGGAATTGATTTTCATCcaattaaaaaagatatatatcaaAAGAAGTTGGGAAGAAGAAATCCATTCTGgaaagtgaaaaataaagagGAGAATGAAAGATAACATAAACTGGGCAGGGCGGGGAGgggtggaggggggggggggggggcacgGAGGCTTTAAATCTTAGAAGGTCAAGGCTTGCCCCACCCTGACCTGCCCTATTTTCATCACTAATACAAGGTCTACTTTAAAACTATCCTATATGTTAGTTTATATAACTTTATCCAAAATGAGTCATCAAATCATCCAAACGTCTCGGCTCCTATAGTTGTGTAAGTTACAACCaaatattcaaattttatctttgTGTTACAGAACCATTTGTGTTGCAAACAAAGTGGTAAATTAAGGAATTTTTCTTACTGGGAAGGTGGTTCCAATTGTTACATGAACAATCACTTTGTATGCAACTAAACAGTGACACCTGATAAGAGGGGTAAAACGATAATAAGGCTTACCTTTTGTGGAATCAGATTGTATTTATACATGTAGAGACCGAGGTGCAGTGACCATAAAGTCAAATCCCGTAGAAGTCTTTATCTTAGATCAATTGACATATTTAAGGTGGCTCATAATAGTGTTGATCCTTTGCTAGTTTGACTTGTTTTtttacttcttatttattttgttagatgAGGATATGTAATGAGCTTAAATGATAAAGTGGTGGGGATCCATATAGCCGACCACAACTTATTTGGGACTGAGGCGTAGTTGTTGTATTGATGATGGGTTGGTGTTCAAAGTCAGATGCTTAAAATTGTCCCTAAATGTAGACATTTGATTGTAATGTACCTATCATCAGTCATGGGCCAAAGCTGGATGCCGTTAATTGAAGTACCTACCTCTTCATGCTGTTTCTATTCCGCAATGATCTAATGAAATGATTGACCATGTGTTTCAGCCATGCGGTTGTCTTAGATGATAATATTTTGTTGGATTGAGATCTCACTTGAGGGTCGTTCATTTCCTGCATTACATATTTCCCACAAACATCTTGTCCACATGTTAAATCTGGATTTCTATTTTCTTGATTCGTCTTATCACACATCTATATGTTTAAATAGTTTCAGCATTCTAAAATATCTCCAAGTACTCTcttctatttaaaaaagaatgtcatctgaGTATTTTTATCTACAGGTAGCTGCAGTGTCTCTAAATGGTGCAGAGAAATTGACTTCTGCAAATGTGAATTCCACCTTGCCGGTCCAGCCTGTGAGAAGTGGGTCTTGGGGAAGAGTCCAAAGGAAAAGTAAGACACAGCCTGTATGGTGTGATGTTTGCAAACTTGAATGCAACAGCAATACTGTTCTTGACAAACATAAATTAGGGAAAAGACACACAAAAAGTTTGGAAAAATTAAAAGGAGGCAGGGCTATCACAGCTCCTACTTCTGCAGTGCCAGATAACCCAGTTGTTGGATTGCAAAAGAGGCCTAACCAGGTGAATTCAGCAAATGGAAAAGATGAAGGGGAGAAGGCCATTGAACTGGTGAAGAATTTGGAGACAAAAAGACAAAAAGTTTTGGAAGGAGGAGCAGCCACAGATAAGGTCCACAGTTGTCTCCCTTGCAACGTGGTTTGCAACAGTGAGGCtgttttcaaaattcatctcacTGGTAAAAAGCACATTGTTAACATAACAAAGCAAGAGAAGCTTGCTCCTGCTTCTGCATCTCTTGTTCCTTCAGAGGTGTCAGCTAACACATTTACTGTGTCACAAGAGAAGCCTGATGTAGAATTAAATTCTGGAAACGGGGAAGATGCAATGAAGGAGGAGAATTTGGAGACCAAGACACGAAAAGTTTTGGAAGGAGGAGCAGCCACAAATGAGGTCCGCAAGTGTCTTGTATGCAAGGTGGTTTGCAACAGTGAGACTGTTTTCAGACTTCATCTCGCTGGCAAAAAGCACATTGTTAACGTAGCAAAGCAAGAGAAGCTTGCCCCTGCTTCTGCATCTCTTGTTCCTTCAGAGGTCTCAGTTAACACATTTATTGGACCACAAGAGAAGCCTCACTTTGTAAATTCTGGAAATGGGCAAGATGCAATGAAGGGGGAGAATTTGGAGACCAAGAAACGAAAAGTTTTGGAAGGAGGAGCAGCATTAAATGAGGTCCGCAATTGTCTTGTATGCGAGGTGGTTTGCAACAGTGAGACTGTTTTCAGACGTCATCTCGCTGGCAAAAAGCACATAGCTAACATAAAAAAGCAAGCATCTGGAGCTGGAGCAGCCACAAATGAGGTCCGCAAGTGTCTTGTATGCGAGGTTGTTTGCAACAGTGAGACTGTTTTTAGACTTCATCTCGCTGGCAGAAAGCACATAGCTAACATGAAAAAGCAAGCATCTGGAGCTGGAGCAACTCCTGCCAATTAGAATGGGAATTTATAGGAGACGACGCTTGTTGTTCCATTGTTCAGGTTTCTTACAGCTGATACAACTAGTTAAGTTTATATGACATTATATGTAATACGTTTGATAGTAATTCCTTGCTTGAAGCCAAAGATTTCGTGAAAGTGGTCACATCAGCTTTATCAAAGTAAGTGGACACTAATTTGGCAATTGGAGCTGATTAAGCCAGAATATGAAGATCAAACTATTCCAGAATATGGTTTTTTCATATGAAGCCAAAGGTTTTTTTATGCGCTGGTTCTGTCTTAACGTGCGAAAATAAAATCCGCCCTGCAttcttttttgtaatttattactcCAGTTAGTGTGATTATTCGCTTTTAGTATGCGTGGCCATGCTTTTATTAGCATTTGGTCTCGACTTCTCTCTCATTTTGTTTCCTTTTCAGAGCTGTTAGGTAATGTTTTTACTTGCGCTGAAAGTCTATTAGAAACAACATTTCTACTTCACAAGCTAGTGGTAATATCTAAATATACACTACTCTCTCAGGACCTTGTGGGATTATACTAGGTATGGTTGTTGTATTGTTCCAATTAGCACATGCAATTCAGGAACCAAGTTTTTCTCAGCGATCAATTTCATCTATTGTTACTATATCAaggtctaattttttttttaaacatctGGAATAACAAAATTGTATGTATTGCCTTTTAATTTGCATCACAGAGTTGTACGAtgtgtttatttatatataaagttGCGAAAACAATTGCTGCAAGGCCAGTTTTGAGACAGAGGCAACTGATAGAGGCCCgaatttgtaatattttggggtaacttacataaatctccaaatttttaagtgatattacataaaattctgATTATTTTGTACATTTTATCTCGgttttttgaaatggtgatacatatgttatacggtgatacatataaaaaagtgatgCATTTGAactaacaaaatatttatttaaggaaataatagattctcttttattcattgtattcttttatttatgaaaagttatctaatttttctctttttttttaagatttaatttaggtgtttttattatgtttttctttttcgtctttaattatgaaagatatgtttttttggatcttttttctcGTTttacgtctttaattttagtctgctttttttagatttaattttaattatgtttcaattctgcttttagtctttttttttaaaaagatattattattattgtttcctgcactgactacaccattatctttcattaataacatatggatcacccaataattgaaataaaaaattgtatctactatatgaatcaccataataccatatatctcatccattaatatcatatgaatcactcaataattgtatctactttatgaatcaccataatacaatatatcacccattaatatcatatgtatcacccgttaaaatcatacaaaatgtatctatcgtataaatcaccataatatctatataatgatatcatatttattaatcATATGAATtaccattaaaaaaaatatgtatgaataactaaataaatttatatatgtatcaatagatttgaaaaaaaaaaaaagagagattttaggagaggaaaaaaaagttgcatgcaccaatggaggagaaaaattaggaaggaagatgatttaagcattaatggaagagaaaaaatcaagaaggaagatgatttagttgttgataattagggaaatatttttggaaagaaaattaatggtagagtaaaaataggatgtgaggttttcttgatatgtatcaagagtaaaattcaaaaatgagattttatgtaaatttttaaaaaataagaaatattaggtctagatttgtgtaatttattcaatatttattttaagcCCTAACCCGCACCCACACTCGTAGAGTCTGCCCTGCCTCGCACATATCTAAACCCGTCTCCTCACCGCCCCCATTGCGATGCCTATATAGATAACCAATAGACTTTTGATGTAATCAAAGTTCTCCAAATCTGTGAACCCATCCCAGCAGACCACACATCACCTGCATTAGGTATGATTGCTTCTCAGGACACTGAGAGCTACTAACACTGTAATGTCTAGCTTTTGTTGTAAGCCAGAAAACACAGGTTAAAACGTCTTTACATTATGCAGAATGTacacaattttttatttgtttgtttgatcgAGACTCTTGACGATGAAAGAAGTGATTCAGAAGGCCAAAACTGTGGCAGCTGGCACAGTAAAACGGCTACAATGCGCACTTGGAGAATGGGTGAGGCACTTTTCTTACTTGATGTTTGCACATTTAAACTACTGTTTCACAAGCACACTTTTAAGCCTGCAAACGGAGCAACATCAGCAATACTGTGAATAGACCTTGTGCGTCGTAAGTTGACATCATTGTAgtatattactccctccatttttaTTTCTATGATGTCATTGTTTGACTGGGTacaaaatacttttataaaaaaaaagatattgaaataaattttagatgTTGTATCTCTATAAATAATTTTACCAAGCGTAAGATGCGTATTGTAAAGCTAAACTATTTCCAAATACAAAAAGGAACCATTTTCTGTTGGGTcagattaaaaaagaaattatcacTAAATTGAGGCAcgaaattgcatgtcatagattgaataagaaatttttaaagaataaccttcgttactttttaaatatagtacaagtaccattttacccctctacatctcaaatatatttttaaaacttttcatacttatttgtttcttaaattttattttttattattttcactttttattttttcctttaagttattattctatttttttactattttttacttttttattttttctttaattttattattttcactttttattttttttctttaattttatttttattttttaattcatttgtttcaaaattttttttattttcactttttattttttcctttaccttattattctattttttattattttcatttttttattgttttctttaattttattatttttcactttttattttttttcctttaattttattttcatattttaatttatttatctcaaactttatttttttctttttttcttaagcgttatctatttctttttttttccttttttaattcatttgtctttaacttttatttttcttttatttttaatttttatcagttctcttttttttttctcatttttctcaaactttatttttattttttttctctcatttttaattttctcaatattttaaattcttcgtttctttcttaatctttatttatttttacttttctttttcactcttttttttatttctttattttatttgatcgtttttttttttcagttctctttttttccctcatttttttcaaactttatttttatttttcctctcatttttatttttctcaatttttttaattcttcgcttttttcttgatctttatgtttttttctttcctttttttctcaatattttttttatttctattttttttttatcgtttttttctgttttctcaatttctattatattttgctaataaataaaaaattggataatccacaaagcaattttctttttttgacatcaaagcaaatttaaggacatgaattgttgttacgaagttctttaaaaattcttgagataagtcgtgtctgtAAGGCGAAAGTTGTAGAATAtcttataaataagagaaaagacattttcccccctgaacttgtcctccaaactcactttagcacttaaacctaacttctgtttatttactccccttaacatctttaaagtgtatttgtttcaCCCCTCAAAATTAAATACCACTCTCATAACGGAGAGTGAGTTACACACGCGCCATGTTAGTGCCACATCAGTGTCaggtcattgccacgtaagaaattaggattttaaaaAAATCCCACACACATtctctttttatgtatttttgttttaaaaagcaaaaaataaatatttagtatatatatatatatatattaaataagaaattcaacccACCCCAACCTCTTTCTCCATTCCAACCCCCCCTCCCACCCGCGCTCTTCTTCTCTTCCAGCCCCCCACTCTTCTTCTCTTCCAGCCCCTACCACACCCCCCGTTCTTTATCCCCTTCCAGCCCCCTCTCGTGATTCTTTCTCCCTTTTTAGCCCCACCCCTACGCCACCCTTCCAACGCCCCATCCCCGTTCTTTCATTGATGATAagtgattcaaaaataaaatcatcaatttaatttaatttttatctaaattttgagggagttggattgaaggttgagatggtgttcaatggagaaaattattcaatagtgttttcatgtttgttcttgggtggtgttaatggaggaaagtgaaaaaaattaaaggaaagtgttgttcttgggtgatGTTGTTAAaggagaaaagtgaaaaaaaattaaagtgttgttcttgggtggtgttgttaatggaggaaagtgaaaaaaaattaaaggaaagtgttgttcttggaggtgttgttaatggaggaaagtgaaaaaaatttaaagaaaagtgTTACTCTTAGGTgttgttgttaatggaggaaagtgaaaaaatttgaggttgttaatggaggtttgagtgttgttgatgatgatttgaagaagaaggaagaagagaaaaagtgtccattttttattttaattttaattttaattttaattttatttttttaaatttttttattatattttaaatataagattactgaattaatttttttaacaaataaacgcgtctcttttttttttaaaaaatgtcacGTCAGCTTTAGGGGTCAAACAAATACACTTTTAAGATGTTAAGGGgagtaaataaacgaaagttaagtttaagtgctaaagtgagtttggaggacaagttcagggaagaaaagatgtcttctctctataaataaagacataatgtggtagtgttaactcttgcccgtggggcataatttattatttgaaagtctttgagcaaagttttgcctctaaggcaagagatgtataacatcccataaatgaagacataacgtggtagtatcaactcttgcccatggggcataatttattatttgaaagtccttgaactaagtcttgcctctaaggcaagaattgcagaacatcccataaataaagacataacgtggtagtgtcaactcttgcccgtgagacataatttattgtttaaaagtccttgagctaagtcttgcctctaaggcaatagttgtagaacatctcataaaataaaacataacgtggtagagtcaacttttgcccgtgtggcataatttgtagtttgaaagtccttgtgctaattaagtcttgcctccaagacaatagttgtagaacatctcataaatgaaaacataacgagGTAAagtcaacttttgcccgtggggtataatttgtagtttgaaagtccttgagccaagtcttgcctctaaggcaatagttgtagaacatctcataaataaaaatataacgtgatagagttaactcttgcccgtggggcataatttgtagttttaaagtacttgagccaagtcttgcctctaaggaaatagttgtagaacttctcataaatgaaaatataacgtggtagagttactCTTGCCCGttgggcataatttgtagtttgaaagtccttgagtcaagtcttgcctctaaggtaatagttgtagaacatctcataaatgaaaacataatgcggtagagtcaattcttgcccgtggaacgtaatttgttgtttgaaagtctaagacaatagttgtagaacatctcataaatgaaaatatagcgtggtagagttaactcttgcccgtagggcataatttgttgtttgaaagtccttgagctaagtcttacctcttaggcaatagttgtagaacatctcataaatgaaaacataacgtggtagaatcaactctttcccatagggcataatttgtagtttgaaagtccttgagctaagtcttgtctctaaggcaatagttataaaacatctcataaataaaaatataacatggtaaagtcaacttttgcccgtgaggcataatttgttatttgaaagtccttgagccaagtcttgcctctaaggcaatagttgtagaacatctcataaatgaaaacataatgtggtagagtcaactcttatccgtggggcataatttgttatttaaaagttcttgagccaagtcttgcctccaaggcaatagttgtagaatatctcataaatgaaaatataatgtggtagagtcaactcttgtacGTGGGGcctaatttgttgtttgaaagttttgagctaagtcttgcctctaaggcaatagttgtagaacatctcataaatgaaaacataacgtagtagagtcaactcttgcccgtgggcatagtttgttgcttgaaagtccttaagctaagtcttacctctaagacaatagttgtagaacatctcataaatcaaaatacaatgtggtagtgtcaactctttcccatgaaacataacttgttgtttgaatgtcataagtcttgcttctacaatgtagtagtgtcaactcttgcccatgaaacgtagcttattgttcgaaagtcgtaaatcttacctttataatttgatagtgtcaactcttactcaggagatgtaacttgaatgaaagaaatcgaaaaaaataacaaaactaataaaaattacaaaaaaagaagaaaatgaagaaaaatatcaaaaaaataaaaatcaaagaaaaagtaCAAATTGAGAGagattagaaaaaataaaaaggttgataaaaaaaaagattaaataaaaataaaggtagagaaaaatttaaaaagaaaaattattattattattattattattatttttataaaagtggaCGTTgaaatgtataaaaaaaaataagagttgagaaaaactaaaaggaacaaacaaaagaggaaagaaaaaataaaaataatataaaataaaaaagaaaaaaaatgaagttgaGAGGTGTTatgaaacaagaaagaataaagaagaagagtagagagaacatagagagtaattcttgtttttttttttagggatCTTGATGTgtaatttacaatgaaggaaccCTTCTAtttttatagggaaaatttacacTCCTAATCTGAATAAAAGACAGATGATTCAAATCCTAATTggtatcaaagtagatcttgatagacattcactataatataaatacatttataacactccctcttgaatgtctaattggtagataatgtgcctcgttaaaactttactagaaaaaaattcagtgaaaaaaaatctagtgaatgAAAAAGAGTACACGTTTCTAAtatacgcatataggttgcctcattaaaaatcttacaaggaaaacccagtgggaaaaaatctcgtaagaaaaaaagaatacaacgcatattaactccctctaatgagaacatccttgaacctttgtatcccgatcttgtgcaccatctttttaaaagttgtaattggagaagacttgatgaataaatcagccacattttcacttgattgaatctgttgcacgttgatatcacaattcttttgtagctcatgtatgtagaaaagctttgatgaagtgtgcttcgttttatctccttttatgaatcctccattaagatgtgctatgcataatccattatctccgtataaaattgtgggtagattgtcatatttcacaccacatttttctcgaatgagatgtatcatggacctcaaccatacacattctcgacttgcttcatgaatagctattatctcagcatgatttgatgaattggctacgatagactgctttgtatatcttcaagatattgcagtaccaccacatatatatatgaacatatagcttatttgagaccgagctttatgtagttcagataagtacccaaaatcagcatgatcaataagatcgggactgcaaacttgctaacaaattaacttaAAAAAAGGTTATATAAggtcttgtagtatttgcaagatacattagtgcatcaattgcactaagatatggtacttcataaccaaggagttcgtcattcttttcttgaggtcaaaatggatccttatttaatttttatgtttctcattttagcaaatactctattgtttttgaaaactctccaagagtttcaatgatactcaaatcatcaaattatatcttatgatgataataaaaagtttttcagaaactttatatgtttcaggcattttgaatcctttagggattttcatatggatgtttaTCAAGTAAAAATATCCAACATGTcgagtgtgacatcttcaagtgtctagactgcaaatcaaataagttttacgcttaccaaaatgcatcctttcaggtcacttgataaatatttctacgtccgcatgcttaaattaacgtagaattcagatcctcataatcttttataatattgcgccaatattgtatcaaagatatcatcgatggttttttattttgtatcggttcacaatacgacataatattttgagatctcatcacttcattattttcaggtatctaaacctctcataaggtttcatgaagtgttatatcataggatcttcaagagcacattgtcttcttatcatgattatttgctcctttttcttttcaaggattatttcatttggaaccaattggtctatcatgcttaacgcatgcatagactttatcctttaaggaaacaaaataggagcacttgcagctaaatataagatgctttcggcatttgacttgaattatcttttgaatgaggatctgatgataatttctaacatattttataactgcatataatctccctcttatgttagaaaaac comes from Capsicum annuum cultivar UCD-10X-F1 chromosome 2, UCD10Xv1.1, whole genome shotgun sequence and encodes:
- the LOC107858757 gene encoding zinc finger protein 385D, translated to MKCSFNPWPGVPLDNTLYPNPIDPYRSVPQNPNPSYGQGHCLVFGYDHTNAASSKPTLVYYQDPNVVQLLRANDPYRLGEVAAVSLNGAEKLTSANVNSTLPVQPVRSGSWGRVQRKSKTQPVWCDVCKLECNSNTVLDKHKLGKRHTKSLEKLKGGRAITAPTSAVPDNPVVGLQKRPNQVNSANGKDEGEKAIELVKNLETKRQKVLEGGAATDKVHSCLPCNVVCNSEAVFKIHLTGKKHIVNITKQEKLAPASASLVPSEVSANTFTVSQEKPDVELNSGNGEDAMKEENLETKTRKVLEGGAATNEVRKCLVCKVVCNSETVFRLHLAGKKHIVNVAKQEKLAPASASLVPSEVSVNTFIGPQEKPHFVNSGNGQDAMKGENLETKKRKVLEGGAALNEVRNCLVCEVVCNSETVFRRHLAGKKHIANIKKQASGAGAATNEVRKCLVCEVVCNSETVFRLHLAGRKHIANMKKQASGAGATPAN